From Sediminispirochaeta bajacaliforniensis DSM 16054, a single genomic window includes:
- a CDS encoding 2-hydroxyacid dehydrogenase, with translation MKLLVRAPMTPNRIEELENYFSEVIYLPWTETGERYYEDAMLESLKKYEPDVLITELDRITKKVLDNYHNLQAIGDCRANPANIDVEACTAAGIPVLCTPARNCQAVAEMVVGLVLTFYRNIIPATQWVKEMKWVEGTTPYYLWMGHELQGKNIGFVGFGAVGKATAHLFEAFGCEISFYDPYVEASSSSYRKRSVEEIFSENDIVSIHLPVLDSTRGMVNKKLFALMKPDSLFVNSARSAVVDYESLCEALKEKQISGAILDVLDTEPPKPEDLKILSYPNVLLTPHICGASYEVTSHQSDIITNNVIQWLEGRNLENVVYNKHVLKSR, from the coding sequence ATGAAATTATTAGTACGTGCCCCAATGACACCAAATCGTATTGAAGAGTTGGAGAACTATTTTAGTGAGGTAATCTACCTCCCTTGGACAGAAACAGGAGAGCGATATTACGAGGATGCCATGTTGGAATCCTTGAAGAAATATGAACCTGATGTGTTGATTACGGAGTTGGATCGTATCACAAAGAAGGTTCTGGACAATTACCATAATCTTCAGGCTATTGGTGATTGCAGAGCTAACCCTGCCAACATCGATGTTGAAGCCTGTACCGCTGCCGGCATCCCTGTGCTCTGCACTCCTGCACGTAATTGTCAGGCTGTTGCAGAAATGGTTGTCGGTTTGGTGCTGACATTTTATAGGAATATCATCCCTGCCACCCAATGGGTGAAAGAGATGAAATGGGTGGAAGGTACCACTCCCTACTATCTCTGGATGGGCCATGAGCTGCAAGGTAAGAACATTGGCTTTGTTGGGTTTGGCGCAGTAGGAAAAGCGACCGCACATCTCTTTGAAGCTTTTGGCTGTGAGATCTCGTTTTATGATCCCTATGTGGAAGCTTCATCGAGTTCCTATAGAAAACGATCAGTCGAGGAGATTTTTTCTGAAAACGATATTGTATCCATTCATCTCCCTGTTTTGGATAGTACTCGCGGTATGGTCAACAAAAAACTCTTCGCTTTGATGAAACCCGATTCTTTGTTTGTGAATTCTGCCCGAAGCGCGGTAGTCGATTACGAATCTTTATGTGAGGCTTTGAAAGAAAAACAGATTTCTGGTGCGATCCTAGATGTTTTGGATACCGAACCGCCAAAGCCTGAGGACCTGAAAATTTTGTCCTACCCGAATGTGCTGCTTACCCCGCATATTTGCGGAGCATCCTATGAAGTTACAAGCCATCAGTCCGATATTATTACGAATAACGTAATCCAATGGCTGGAAGGAAGAAACCTTGAGAACGTTGTTTATAATAAACACGTTTTGAAGAGTAGGTAA